In Neisseria dentiae, one DNA window encodes the following:
- the trpB gene encoding tryptophan synthase subunit beta, which translates to MQNYQAPDSQGFFGEHGGVFVSETLIPALQELATAYQEAKNDPAFWDEFRRDLKHYVGRPSPVYHAQRLSEKLGGAQIWLKREDLNHTGAHKINNTIGQALLAKHMGKKRVIAETGAGQHGVASATVAARFGMECHVYMGADDIIRQAPNVFRMKLLGANVVGVDSGSRTLKDAMNEAMREWVARVDDTFYIIGTAAGPAPYPEMVRDFQCVIGNEAKEQMQEAIGRQPDVAVACVGGGSNAIGLFYPYIGEAGVRLVGVEAGGHGVHTPDHAAPITSKAPAGVLHGFRSYLMQDENGQVQGTHSVSAGLDYPGIGPEHSYLADIKRVEYTAADDGAALQAFDLLCQYEGIIPALESSHALAWAVENAPKMGKDQVILVNLSGRGDKDINTVAKLKGIEL; encoded by the coding sequence ATGCAGAACTACCAAGCCCCCGATTCACAAGGCTTTTTCGGCGAACACGGCGGCGTGTTCGTTTCCGAAACCCTGATTCCCGCCCTACAGGAGCTGGCGACCGCTTATCAAGAAGCCAAAAACGATCCCGCGTTTTGGGATGAATTCCGCCGCGATTTAAAGCATTACGTCGGCCGCCCCAGCCCCGTTTACCACGCGCAACGCCTGTCTGAAAAACTCGGCGGTGCGCAAATCTGGCTCAAGCGCGAAGACCTCAACCACACTGGTGCGCACAAAATCAACAACACCATCGGCCAGGCGCTGCTGGCCAAGCACATGGGCAAAAAACGCGTGATTGCCGAAACCGGCGCCGGCCAGCACGGCGTGGCTTCCGCCACTGTTGCCGCCCGCTTCGGCATGGAATGCCATGTTTACATGGGTGCCGACGACATTATCCGCCAAGCCCCCAACGTGTTCCGCATGAAGCTGTTGGGCGCCAATGTGGTGGGCGTGGACAGCGGCAGCCGCACACTCAAAGATGCCATGAACGAAGCCATGCGCGAATGGGTGGCGCGGGTGGACGACACTTTCTACATCATCGGCACCGCCGCCGGCCCCGCGCCTTATCCCGAAATGGTGCGCGATTTCCAATGCGTGATCGGCAACGAAGCCAAAGAGCAGATGCAGGAAGCCATCGGCCGCCAGCCCGATGTGGCGGTGGCCTGCGTGGGCGGCGGCTCCAATGCCATCGGCCTGTTTTATCCTTATATCGGCGAAGCGGGCGTGCGCCTGGTGGGGGTGGAAGCTGGCGGCCACGGCGTGCACACGCCCGACCATGCCGCGCCGATTACCAGCAAAGCCCCCGCCGGCGTGCTGCACGGCTTCCGCAGTTACCTGATGCAGGACGAAAACGGCCAAGTGCAGGGCACGCATTCCGTTTCGGCCGGTTTGGATTACCCCGGCATCGGCCCCGAACACAGCTATCTGGCGGACATCAAGCGTGTGGAATATACCGCCGCCGATGACGGCGCCGCCTTGCAGGCCTTTGATTTATTATGCCAATACGAGGGCATTATCCCTGCATTGGAAAGCTCGCACGCGCTGGCGTGGGCGGTGGAAAACGCGCCGAAAATGGGTAAGGATCAAGTGATTCTGGTCAACCTTTCCGGCCGCGGCGATAAAGACATCAACACCGTTGCCAAACTCAAAGGCATTGAGTTGTAG
- a CDS encoding phosphoribosylanthranilate isomerase, which produces MTPRIKICGFTRPEDAAAAAQLGADAVGLVFYEKSKRAVSIETAQRIVRALPPFVGVVALFVNEEAARIEEILAQVPIDIIQFHGDEPPEFCRRFARPYIKAVRVQNTADIISALETYPDARAVLFDAYIEGEYGGTGHSFDWRMLPQNLNGHWILSGGLTPDNVAEAVRITGAQTVDVSSGVESAAGIKSVAKMAEFIRRLS; this is translated from the coding sequence ATGACTCCCCGTATCAAAATCTGCGGTTTCACCCGCCCCGAAGACGCCGCCGCCGCCGCCCAACTGGGCGCCGACGCGGTGGGGCTGGTGTTTTATGAAAAAAGCAAGCGCGCCGTGAGCATAGAAACGGCGCAGCGCATCGTGCGGGCGCTGCCGCCGTTTGTAGGCGTGGTGGCGCTGTTTGTTAACGAAGAAGCGGCGCGCATCGAAGAAATTCTCGCGCAGGTGCCGATAGATATCATCCAGTTTCACGGCGACGAGCCGCCCGAGTTCTGCCGCCGTTTTGCGCGCCCCTACATCAAAGCCGTACGCGTGCAAAACACCGCCGACATCATCTCGGCGCTCGAAACTTATCCCGACGCCCGCGCCGTGCTGTTCGACGCCTACATCGAAGGCGAATACGGCGGCACCGGCCACAGCTTCGACTGGCGGATGCTGCCGCAAAACCTCAACGGCCATTGGATACTTTCAGGCGGCCTCACGCCCGACAACGTGGCCGAAGCTGTTAGAATAACGGGTGCGCAAACCGTTGATGTGTCCAGCGGCGTGGAAAGCGCGGCCGGCATCAAATCCGTTGCCAAAATGGCGGAGTTTATCCGCCGCCTATCATAA
- a CDS encoding gluconokinase, GntK/IdnK-type, whose translation MDTVHFVLMGVCGCGKTTAALTLQQHFQCPYAEGDEFHTQENRDKMGAGIPLTDEDRYPWLRNLRDWMTAQARAGKPYSIVTCSALKRQYRDILREAEGRVVFIHLAPPYEVNLARMMARKGHYMKADMLDSQMAILEELGADEAGVRIDSAGEADEVQAEMMAWVKAQGFEPK comes from the coding sequence ATGGATACCGTACATTTCGTGCTGATGGGCGTGTGCGGCTGCGGCAAAACCACCGCCGCCCTTACCCTGCAACAGCATTTCCAATGCCCTTATGCCGAGGGCGACGAGTTCCACACGCAGGAAAACCGCGACAAAATGGGCGCAGGCATTCCGCTCACCGACGAAGACCGCTACCCGTGGCTGCGCAACCTGCGCGATTGGATGACCGCGCAGGCGCGTGCGGGCAAGCCTTACAGCATCGTTACCTGCTCGGCGCTCAAACGCCAATACCGCGACATTCTGCGCGAAGCCGAGGGCAGGGTGGTGTTTATCCACCTCGCCCCGCCGTATGAAGTGAACCTCGCGCGCATGATGGCGCGCAAAGGGCACTATATGAAAGCGGATATGCTCGATTCGCAAATGGCGATTCTCGAAGAATTGGGCGCAGACGAAGCCGGCGTGCGCATCGATAGCGCAGGCGAAGCCGACGAAGTGCAGGCCGAAATGATGGCTTGGGTGAAGGCGCAGGGTTTCGAGCCTAAATAA
- a CDS encoding GntP family permease: MENWTQTLSTGTLLAIAAGAILLILILIIKFRVHALLTLMIASLLTAIATGLPMGSIVNDVLVKNFGGTLGSVALLVGLGAMLGRLVETSGGAQSLADALIRTFGEKRAPFALGVASLIFGFPIFFDAGLVVMLPIVFATARRMKANVLAYGMASIGAFSVMHVFLPPHPGPIAASEFYGANIGHVLLLGLPLAVITWYFSGYLLGQVLDRKFAVPVPDILSGGKQDDDPPQEPAKAGTVIGIMLIPMLLIFLNTGLATLIAEKVVSADEGWVQTLRMIGSTPIALLISVLVAMFVLGRKRGTKASALEKTVDGALGPVCSVILITGAGGMFGGVLRASGIGQALADSMGHLGIPVLLGCFLVALALRIAQGSATVALTTAAALMAPAVAAAGYSDWQLACIVLATAAGSVGVSHFNDSGFWLVGRLLDMDVPTTLKTWTVNQTLIAAIGFALSALAFSIL, encoded by the coding sequence ATGGAAAACTGGACGCAAACTTTAAGCACGGGCACGCTGCTCGCTATTGCGGCGGGCGCCATCCTGCTGATTTTGATATTAATCATCAAATTCCGCGTGCACGCGTTGCTCACGCTGATGATTGCCAGCCTGCTTACCGCCATTGCCACCGGGCTGCCGATGGGCAGCATCGTGAACGATGTGCTGGTAAAAAACTTCGGCGGCACGCTCGGCAGCGTGGCGCTATTGGTGGGCTTGGGCGCGATGCTCGGGCGCCTGGTGGAAACTTCCGGCGGCGCGCAATCGCTGGCCGATGCGCTGATCCGCACTTTCGGCGAAAAACGCGCACCGTTCGCTTTGGGCGTGGCTTCGCTGATTTTCGGCTTCCCGATTTTCTTCGATGCCGGTTTGGTGGTGATGCTGCCGATTGTGTTTGCCACCGCCCGCCGCATGAAAGCCAACGTTTTGGCTTACGGCATGGCCTCTATCGGCGCGTTTTCGGTGATGCACGTTTTCCTGCCGCCGCACCCCGGCCCGATTGCCGCTTCCGAGTTTTACGGCGCCAACATCGGCCATGTGCTGCTGCTCGGCCTGCCGCTGGCGGTGATTACCTGGTATTTCAGCGGCTACCTGCTGGGCCAAGTGCTCGACCGCAAATTCGCCGTGCCCGTGCCTGATATTTTGAGCGGCGGCAAACAAGACGACGACCCGCCGCAAGAGCCGGCCAAAGCCGGCACGGTTATCGGCATCATGCTGATTCCCATGCTGCTGATTTTCTTAAACACCGGTTTGGCCACGCTGATTGCCGAAAAAGTGGTGAGCGCCGATGAAGGCTGGGTGCAGACCCTGCGCATGATCGGCTCCACCCCCATTGCGCTGCTGATTTCGGTGCTGGTAGCCATGTTTGTGCTCGGCCGCAAACGCGGTACAAAAGCCAGCGCGCTTGAAAAAACCGTTGACGGCGCGCTCGGCCCCGTTTGCTCGGTGATTCTGATTACCGGTGCCGGCGGTATGTTCGGCGGCGTATTGCGTGCTTCGGGCATCGGCCAGGCATTGGCCGACAGTATGGGCCATTTGGGTATTCCCGTGCTGTTGGGCTGCTTTTTAGTGGCGCTGGCGCTGCGTATCGCGCAAGGCTCGGCCACGGTTGCCTTAACCACCGCCGCCGCGCTGATGGCGCCCGCCGTTGCCGCCGCCGGATACAGCGACTGGCAGCTCGCCTGCATTGTTTTGGCCACCGCCGCCGGTTCCGTGGGCGTGAGCCATTTCAACGATTCCGGCTTCTGGCTGGTGGGCCGCCTGCTCGATATGGACGTGCCCACCACGCTGAAAACCTGGACGGTTAACCAAACCCTGATTGCCGCCATCGGCTTCGCACTTTCAGCCCTTGCGTTCAGCATCTTATAA
- the trkA gene encoding Trk system potassium transporter TrkA, translated as MKILILGSGQVGSTVAQELASLPGNDVTIIDVNETALQNIGSKLDVQTLLGNGASPFMLKRAGAEDADLLLALTRSDETNIVACKIAADVFNIPSRIARVRSTDYLDYLTEEEQSSLDIFDITESISPEELVTERLAGLLSYTSALQVLRFADDKARMVVVQARKGGLLVDKEISQINQHLPEGVDCQICAIYRNNRLIVPSAQTVIIEGDEVFFVAGTENVKIMMRELRPTEQRNRRIMIAGGGNIGYRLAKQLEGDMDIKIIEYNKSRADWLAEHLDSTLVLLGSATDETLLEQEYIDEIDVFCALTNDDENNIMSSLLAKNLGAKRVITIVNRSSYVDLLEGNKIDIVVSPHLVTIGSILAHIRRGDVVAVHPLRRGTAEAIEVVVHGDKQTSALVGRRVSEIKWPQGCHFAALVRGDEVVMGHKEDAEMADGDHIIFFVSRRRVLRELEKLIAVKMGFFG; from the coding sequence GTGAAAATACTGATACTCGGCAGCGGCCAGGTAGGCTCCACCGTTGCCCAAGAACTGGCCTCGCTGCCCGGCAACGACGTAACCATCATCGACGTTAACGAAACCGCGCTGCAAAACATCGGCAGCAAGCTCGACGTGCAAACCCTGCTGGGCAACGGCGCCTCGCCGTTTATGCTCAAACGCGCGGGCGCGGAAGACGCCGACCTGCTGCTGGCGCTCACCCGCAGCGACGAAACCAACATCGTGGCCTGCAAAATCGCCGCCGACGTGTTCAACATTCCCAGCCGCATCGCCCGCGTGCGCTCCACCGATTATCTCGACTACCTCACCGAAGAAGAGCAAAGCAGCCTCGATATATTCGACATCACCGAGTCGATCAGCCCCGAAGAACTGGTAACCGAACGGCTGGCCGGCCTGCTCAGCTACACCAGCGCCTTGCAGGTTTTGCGCTTTGCCGACGACAAAGCCCGCATGGTGGTGGTGCAGGCACGCAAAGGCGGCTTGCTGGTCGATAAAGAAATCTCCCAAATCAACCAACACCTGCCCGAAGGGGTAGATTGCCAAATCTGCGCCATCTACCGCAACAACCGCCTGATTGTGCCTTCCGCCCAAACCGTGATTATCGAAGGAGACGAAGTGTTTTTTGTGGCCGGCACCGAAAACGTGAAAATCATGATGCGCGAGCTGCGGCCCACCGAGCAGCGCAACCGCCGCATCATGATTGCCGGCGGTGGCAACATCGGCTACCGGCTGGCCAAACAGCTCGAAGGCGATATGGACATCAAAATCATCGAATACAACAAAAGCCGCGCCGACTGGCTGGCCGAACACCTCGACAGCACACTGGTGTTGCTGGGTTCCGCCACCGACGAAACCCTGCTCGAGCAGGAATATATCGACGAAATCGACGTTTTCTGCGCCCTCACCAACGACGACGAAAACAATATCATGTCGAGCCTGCTGGCCAAAAACCTCGGCGCCAAGCGCGTGATCACCATCGTTAACCGCTCAAGCTATGTGGATTTGCTCGAAGGCAACAAAATCGACATCGTGGTGTCGCCGCATCTGGTTACCATCGGCTCGATTCTCGCCCACATCCGCCGCGGCGACGTGGTGGCCGTCCACCCCCTGCGGCGCGGTACGGCCGAAGCCATCGAAGTGGTGGTGCACGGCGACAAACAAACCTCCGCGCTGGTCGGCCGCCGCGTGTCGGAAATCAAATGGCCGCAGGGCTGCCACTTCGCCGCCCTCGTGCGCGGCGACGAAGTGGTGATGGGTCACAAAGAAGACGCGGAAATGGCCGACGGCGACCACATTATTTTCTTCGTGTCGCGCCGCCGCGTATTGCGCGAGCTGGAAAAACTGATTGCGGTGAAAATGGGCTTTTTCGGCTAG
- the xth gene encoding exodeoxyribonuclease III encodes MKIATWNVNSLNVRLPQVQDWLQRHQPDVLVLQELKLDQDKYPAAVFQMGGWHTVWSGQKTYNGVAIISRAEPQDVHTGLPALPDDPQRRVIAATVGGVRVINVYCVNGEAPDSPKFEYKRQWFAALAEFVRGEIGRYEKVVLLGDFNIAPADADCYDPEKWHEKIHCTSAERSWFGNLLDLGLTDSLRHLHPEGAYYTWWDYRGAMFQRKQGLRIDHILVTPALRDALQTVQVDSEARAQERPSDHAPVWAEFAV; translated from the coding sequence ATGAAAATCGCTACTTGGAACGTCAATTCCCTCAACGTACGCCTGCCGCAGGTGCAAGACTGGCTGCAACGACACCAACCCGATGTGCTGGTGTTGCAGGAGCTGAAGCTCGACCAAGACAAATACCCCGCCGCCGTTTTTCAGATGGGCGGCTGGCACACCGTGTGGAGCGGCCAGAAAACCTATAACGGCGTGGCCATTATCAGCAGGGCCGAACCGCAGGACGTGCATACCGGCCTGCCCGCGCTGCCCGACGACCCGCAGCGGCGCGTGATTGCCGCCACCGTCGGCGGCGTGCGCGTGATTAATGTGTATTGCGTGAACGGCGAAGCGCCCGACAGCCCGAAATTCGAATACAAACGGCAATGGTTTGCCGCGCTGGCCGAGTTTGTGCGCGGCGAAATAGGGCGTTACGAAAAAGTGGTGCTGCTGGGCGATTTCAACATCGCGCCCGCCGATGCCGACTGCTACGACCCTGAAAAATGGCATGAAAAAATCCACTGCACCAGCGCAGAGCGTTCGTGGTTTGGCAACCTGCTCGATTTGGGCTTAACCGACAGCCTGCGCCACCTCCACCCCGAGGGCGCGTATTACACTTGGTGGGATTACCGCGGCGCGATGTTCCAACGCAAACAGGGTTTGCGCATCGACCATATTTTGGTTACGCCGGCATTGCGTGATGCGCTGCAAACCGTGCAGGTGGATTCTGAGGCGCGCGCGCAGGAACGCCCCAGCGACCATGCGCCGGTGTGGGCGGAGTTTGCGGTGTAG
- a CDS encoding ArsR/SmtB family transcription factor, with product MNAVTPELKRNAVLLKLMGNPERLAIMALLQESERSIDELAGILALQPTVVSKHLTRLRAEGLVDYTRYHRLLQYRLVSQQASAVLDTLLAFGAKPQKSADKE from the coding sequence ATGAATGCTGTTACCCCCGAACTGAAACGCAACGCCGTTTTGCTCAAGCTGATGGGCAACCCCGAGCGGCTGGCGATTATGGCGCTGCTGCAAGAGAGCGAGCGCAGCATCGACGAGCTGGCGGGCATATTGGCGTTGCAGCCGACCGTGGTGTCGAAGCATCTGACGCGGCTGCGAGCCGAGGGGTTGGTTGATTACACGCGCTACCACCGCCTGCTGCAATACCGGCTGGTGTCGCAGCAGGCATCGGCGGTGTTGGATACTTTGCTCGCGTTCGGTGCCAAACCGCAAAAAAGCGCCGACAAAGAATAA
- a CDS encoding M3 family metallopeptidase produces the protein MSNVLLNLADEPRYNEIQTGDIRPALETAMSEARAEIAGIKAQSGATWENTVERLTDITERVGRIWGVVAHLNSVVDTPELRAVYNELMPEVTVFFTEIGQDIELFERFKAIKNSPEFAKLDAARQTKLNHDLRDFVLSGAELPPEQQAEFAALQTESAQLGAQFSQNVLDATDAFALYFEDSSELSGLPEDSLALFAAAAQAEGKTGYKIGLQMPHYIAVMQYAGNRSLREQIYRAYVTRASELSDEGKFDNTANINRRLEIALQEAQLLGFNNFAELSLFTKMADTPEQVLGFLHDLAARAKPFAEKDLAEVQAFARDSLGIADPQAWDLTYAGEKLREAKYAFSETEVKKYFPAGKVLAGLFAQVNRLYGVNFIEKTVPVWHPDVRYFELEKGGSIIGGVYMDLYAREGKRGGAWMNDYRGRRRFVSGSRIGQTQTPVAYLVCNFTPPVGGKESRLSHDEIITLFHETGHGLHHLLTQVDELGVAGINGVEWDAVELPSQFMENFTWEYDVLAEMSSHEDNGAALPRELFDKMVAAKNFQRGMFLVRQMEFALFDMLIYSQNDKGRLKEWPQVLKNVRKEVAVVQPPAYNRFALSFGHIFAGGYAAGYYSYAWAEVLSADAYAAFEESGDIKATGKRFWMEILAVGGSRSAMESFKAFRGREPQIDALLRHSGFDVEAA, from the coding sequence ATGAGCAACGTATTATTGAACCTGGCCGACGAACCGCGCTACAACGAAATCCAAACCGGCGACATCCGCCCCGCCCTCGAAACCGCCATGAGCGAAGCACGCGCCGAAATTGCCGGCATCAAGGCGCAAAGCGGCGCCACATGGGAAAACACGGTGGAGCGCCTCACAGACATCACCGAGCGCGTCGGCCGCATCTGGGGCGTGGTGGCGCACCTCAATTCGGTGGTCGACACCCCCGAGCTGCGCGCCGTGTATAACGAACTGATGCCTGAAGTTACCGTGTTTTTCACCGAAATCGGCCAAGACATCGAACTTTTCGAGCGCTTCAAAGCCATTAAAAACTCGCCCGAGTTCGCCAAACTCGATGCCGCCCGCCAAACCAAACTCAACCACGATTTGCGCGACTTCGTGCTCAGCGGCGCCGAGCTGCCGCCCGAACAACAGGCCGAATTTGCCGCGCTGCAAACCGAAAGCGCGCAACTGGGCGCACAATTCTCGCAAAACGTGCTCGATGCCACCGATGCGTTCGCCCTTTATTTTGAAGACAGCAGCGAACTTTCAGGTTTGCCTGAAGATTCGCTGGCCCTGTTTGCCGCCGCAGCCCAAGCCGAAGGCAAAACAGGCTACAAAATCGGCCTGCAAATGCCGCACTACATCGCCGTGATGCAGTATGCCGGCAACCGCAGCCTGCGCGAACAGATTTACCGTGCCTACGTTACCCGCGCCAGCGAATTGAGCGATGAGGGCAAGTTCGACAACACCGCCAATATCAACCGCCGTTTGGAAATCGCCCTGCAAGAAGCGCAACTGCTGGGCTTCAATAATTTCGCCGAACTGTCGCTGTTCACCAAAATGGCCGATACGCCCGAACAGGTGCTCGGTTTTCTGCACGATTTGGCCGCACGCGCCAAACCGTTTGCCGAAAAAGATTTGGCCGAAGTGCAGGCGTTCGCCCGCGACAGCCTCGGCATCGCCGACCCGCAGGCATGGGATCTGACCTATGCCGGCGAAAAACTGCGCGAAGCCAAATACGCCTTCAGCGAAACCGAAGTGAAAAAATACTTTCCCGCCGGCAAAGTGCTCGCCGGGCTGTTTGCCCAAGTCAACCGCCTTTACGGCGTGAACTTCATCGAAAAAACCGTGCCCGTTTGGCACCCCGACGTACGCTATTTCGAACTGGAAAAAGGCGGCTCGATTATCGGCGGCGTGTATATGGATTTATACGCCCGCGAAGGCAAGCGCGGCGGCGCATGGATGAACGACTACCGCGGCCGCCGCCGTTTCGTGTCGGGCAGCCGCATCGGCCAAACGCAGACGCCGGTTGCCTATCTGGTGTGCAACTTCACCCCGCCCGTGGGCGGCAAAGAATCGCGCCTGAGCCACGACGAAATCATCACCCTTTTCCACGAAACCGGCCACGGCCTGCACCATCTGCTCACGCAGGTTGACGAGCTGGGCGTTGCGGGCATCAACGGTGTGGAATGGGACGCCGTGGAGCTGCCCAGCCAGTTTATGGAAAACTTCACCTGGGAATACGACGTGCTGGCCGAAATGTCGTCGCACGAAGACAACGGCGCCGCCCTGCCGCGCGAACTGTTCGACAAAATGGTGGCCGCCAAAAACTTCCAGCGCGGTATGTTTTTGGTGCGCCAGATGGAATTCGCCCTGTTCGACATGCTGATTTACAGCCAAAACGACAAAGGCCGTCTGAAAGAATGGCCGCAGGTTTTGAAAAACGTGCGCAAAGAAGTGGCCGTGGTGCAGCCGCCCGCCTACAACCGTTTCGCCCTGAGTTTCGGCCACATCTTCGCCGGCGGCTACGCCGCAGGCTACTACAGCTACGCTTGGGCGGAAGTGCTGTCGGCCGACGCTTACGCCGCCTTTGAAGAAAGCGGCGACATCAAAGCCACCGGCAAGCGTTTCTGGATGGAAATCCTCGCCGTAGGCGGCTCGCGCAGCGCGATGGAGTCGTTCAAAGCCTTCCGCGGCCGCGAACCGCAAATCGACGCGCTGCTGCGCCACAGCGGCTTCGATGTGGAAGCGGCTTAG
- a CDS encoding NUDIX domain-containing protein, producing the protein METSRPLIRVVAGVVLDRQGRYLLSSRPEGKPYAGYWEFAGGKVEAGESEFAALRREFEEELGIHIETARPWLTKIHDYEHARVHLRFWRVEAGGWSGEIQAREGQKWSWQRAGDFTVSPMLPANGDLLAALAVPTQLAGRLKTGFYGENGMGGYRVVPFALAEPQHANVLIGEPELRARGKMPAAQSVWVVIDKAEQWPLIQDADVAVWRVPNREAAEAVCAVLENGVSLPLVVLADESTLAAYRRRWLEKGAHAVIADDETEFA; encoded by the coding sequence ATGGAAACTTCCCGTCCTTTAATCCGCGTGGTGGCCGGTGTCGTGCTCGACAGGCAGGGCCGCTATCTGCTCAGTTCGCGCCCCGAAGGCAAGCCTTATGCGGGCTATTGGGAATTTGCGGGCGGCAAGGTCGAAGCGGGCGAAAGCGAGTTTGCCGCCTTGCGGCGCGAATTTGAAGAAGAGCTGGGCATCCATATCGAAACCGCAAGGCCGTGGCTGACGAAAATCCACGACTACGAACACGCACGGGTTCATCTGCGCTTCTGGCGGGTGGAGGCCGGCGGCTGGTCGGGCGAGATTCAGGCACGCGAGGGGCAGAAATGGTCGTGGCAGCGGGCGGGCGACTTTACCGTGTCGCCCATGCTGCCCGCCAACGGCGATCTGCTGGCCGCCCTTGCCGTGCCGACGCAGCTTGCAGGCCGTCTGAAAACCGGCTTTTACGGCGAAAACGGCATGGGCGGCTACCGTGTGGTGCCGTTTGCGCTGGCCGAACCGCAACACGCCAATGTGTTAATCGGCGAACCCGAACTGCGCGCGCGCGGGAAAATGCCCGCCGCGCAAAGCGTGTGGGTGGTGATTGACAAAGCAGAACAATGGCCGCTCATTCAGGATGCCGATGTGGCGGTATGGCGGGTGCCAAACCGCGAAGCCGCCGAAGCGGTGTGCGCGGTGCTTGAAAACGGCGTGTCGCTGCCTTTGGTGGTGCTGGCTGACGAAAGCACGTTGGCTGCCTACCGCCGCCGCTGGCTCGAAAAAGGCGCCCATGCGGTGATTGCCGACGATGAAACCGAATTTGCCTGA